From Anopheles darlingi chromosome 2, idAnoDarlMG_H_01, whole genome shotgun sequence, the proteins below share one genomic window:
- the LOC125952859 gene encoding protein cornichon homolog 4: MFPETLVFALAMLITGAILFLLIYFLIILSDLECDYLNAQQCCSKLNFWSIPKLAGHGFLAFLLLMHGNWFLCLANLPMIGWLVYEQYKVPAGNIGIYDPAEIHNRGMVKKHLRDTMIGLGFYLIIFFVYLYCMIIALLKGDPIRRHEEEEIVTEF, translated from the exons ATGTTTCCCGAAACGCTGGTTTTCGCACTGGCGATGCTCATCACCGGCGCGATTCTGTTTCTGCTGATCTACTTT CTCATTATTCTCTCAGATCTAGAATGTGACTATTTGAACGCCCAACAGTGCTGCTCGAAGCTCAACTTTTGGTCCATACCGAAGCTGGCGGGCCACGGATTTCTGGCCTTTCTACTGCTGATGCACGGCAACTGGTTCCTCTGCCTGGCCAACCTACCGATGATCGGCTGGCTGGTGTACGAGCAGTACAAGGTACCGGCCGGTAACATTGGAATCTACGATCCGGCCGAAATCCACAACCGTGGCATGGTAAAGAAACATCTCCGGGACACGATGATAGGACTCGGGTTTTATTTGATCATCTTCTTCGTGTACCTCTACTG CATGATAATTGCCCTACTTAAGGGCGATCCGATTAGGCgtcacgaggaggaggaaatagTAACCGAATTTTGA